A genomic stretch from Aedes albopictus strain Foshan chromosome 2, AalbF5, whole genome shotgun sequence includes:
- the LOC134288084 gene encoding RE1-silencing transcription factor-like has protein sequence MREMMEGHHNVTGFNCKRCHRPDSADEQMVACDVCHEWEHFTCASVDGSIKDQPYLCSVYKPKKTGAKAKESLKPPEKNDKKSSKASSKKASAKVNSPPSTVSSATRMAMLEAQMKLLDEQEQQQKLDLEAEEELKKRELEEAQRQLEEKRKLLEEEHRLRELKLREDKEILEKRKIMRQQSMDKKNELLKQMSKCSSKSSSNMDSIEKVSSWLAKQEELPPPPAEPLVHSTKPLPALTHAASTSAQILPPIPTSSAALAPTAFSRAEPSSSAPPQMPFSLPATDQPNVPTFQTPHAVINVLPISQIPVSAATAHLSPPTQHAYPPAVQPMASILAPNPSLFASAGNEVGQSHLFSVGNPLASPGVPVVLSTNQLAARQVLGKDLPKFSGRPEDWPLFITTFEQSTLACGYTDVENLISLKKCLEGNVLESVRSKLLLPSSVPHVVQTLRTLYVRPELLIRSLLEKIHHVPMPRYDRLETVIEFGIAVQTLVDHLVAAGQNVLKSGTHAGVGGEIARNDENGVGCL, from the coding sequence ATGAGGGAGATGATGGAAGGACATCATAACGTGACAGGCTTCAATTGCAAAAGGTGCCACCGGCCGGATTCGGCAGACGAACAGATGGTCGCATGCGATGTATGCCATGAGTGGGAGCACTTTACATGCGCTAGCGTCGATGGAAGCATAAAGGATCAACCGTATTTATGTAGTGTGTATAAGCCGAAGAAAACTGGAGCTAAGGCCAAGGAGTCGCTAAAGCCACCAGAGAAGAACGACAAGAAATCTTCTAAAGCGTCGTCGAAGAAAGCCTCCGCGAAGGTCAACTCACCTCCTTCGACCGTAAGTTCGGCTACCCGGATGGCTATGCTGGAGGCGCAgatgaaattgctggacgaacagGAGCAGCAGCAGAAATTGGATCTAGAAGCGGAAGAAGAATTGAAGAAGCGCGAATTGGAAGAAGCTCAACGACAGTTGGAAGAGAaaaggaaactcttggaggaagagCATCGTTTACGCGAATTGAAGCTTCGGGAAGAcaaggagatcctggagaaacGAAAGATTATGAGGCAGCAGTCCATGGACAAGAAGAACGAATTACTAAAGCAGATGTCCAAATGCAGCAGCAAGTCCAGTTCGAATATGGATTCGATTGAGAAAGTGTCATCGTGGCTGGCGAAACAAGAGGAACTACCGCCACCCCCGGCCGAGCCACTAGTCCACTCTACCAAGCCACTCCCCGCGTTGACTCATGCAGCTAGCACATCGGCGCAAATTCTGCCACCAATTCCAACTAGTTCGGCAGCACTCGCCCCAACGGCATTTTCTAGAGCAGAGCCGAGCTCCTCGGCGCCTCCACAAATGCCATTTTCCCTTCCCGCCACCGATCAGCCCAATGTACCAACGTTTCAAACACCGCATGCGGTGATCAACGTGTTGCCAATATCGCAGATACCCGTTTCAGCGGCCACAGCGCATTTATCTCCACCAACACAGCACGCCTACCCTCCGGCCGTTCAACCAATGGCGTCAATCCTGGCGCCGAATCCGTCGTTGTTCGCTTCAGCAGGCAACGAAGTTGGTCAATCGCACCTTTTCTCAGTGGGTAATCCGCTCGCGTCGCCCGGAGTCCCTGTAGTATTGAGCACCAATCAGCTGGCAGCGCGGCAAGTTCTAGGGAAAGACCTGCCCAAGTTCAGTGGCCGACCAGAAGACTGGCCTCTCTTCATAACGACCTTCGAGCAGTCCACATTAGCATGTGGATATACCGACGTGGAAAATTTGATCagcctcaagaaatgtctcgagGGCAACGTGCTGGAGTCCGTTCGCAGCAAGCTACTTCTCCCCTCCAGCGTACCGCACGTTGTCCAAACTCTACGGACCCTCTACGTACGACCCGAGCTGCTAATCCGGTCCTTGCTGGAGAAAATTCACCACGTTCCGATGCCAAGGTACGACCGGTTAGAAACGGTGATAGAATTCGGAATAGCGGTTCAAACTTTGGTTGATCACCTAGTTGCAGCAGGCCAGAATGTACTCAAATCCGGCACTCATGCAGGAGTTGGTGGAGAAATTGCCCGGAACGATGAGAATGGAGTGGGCTGTCTATAA